A single window of Vigna unguiculata cultivar IT97K-499-35 chromosome 1, ASM411807v1, whole genome shotgun sequence DNA harbors:
- the LOC114182046 gene encoding uncharacterized protein LOC114182046 isoform X2, producing the protein MDMCSHDNFVNILGMTFSESLRIEDAQKPLHDPEGNDICSESDENLCGAINKQETKVNMMCLTKSATFPTPNRIQPSSSSDEDANTSVTESLSEHSAHQTYSRSISLPVPLKLVSAMKGSREKQGGSQVKLNVKWAPDVYDPIPTLLSHTVKSNKKQQKSRKKKPEKKNGKKGQKGNSSKGGNSKDKQFRKLSGTSGLCYKSMDSCDKVLVASAELDALDVPSADSNCGTSFLKKSVTEVHYSVAEAL; encoded by the exons ATGGACATGTGCTCTCATGACAATTTTGTAAACATTCTTGGAATGACTTTTAGTGAGTCACTTCGTATTGAAGATGCTCAGAAACCTCTACACGATCCCGAGGGGAATGATATCTGTAGTGAGAGTGACGAAAATTTGTGTGGAGCAATTAACAAGCAAGAGACAAAAGTAAACATGATGTGCTTGACGAAATCTGCAACCTTCCCAACTCCTAATAGAATACAGCCTTCAAGCTCGTCTGATGAGGATGCCAATACATCGGTCACAGAATCACTCTCTGAGCATTCTGCTCATCAAACTTACTCACGCTCAATATCTCTGCCT GTTCCTCTGAAGCTCGTATCTGCCATGAAAGGTAGCCGTGAGAAACAAGGGGGATCACAGGTGAAACTAAATGTGAAATGGGCGCCCGATGTGTATGATCCGATACCTACATTGTTATCACACACTGTCAAAAGCAACAAGAAGCAGCAGAAATCTAGAAAGAAGAAGCCTGAAAAGAAGAATGGAAAGAAGGGTCAAAAGGGAAATTCGTCTAAAGGTGGCAACAGCAAAGATAAGCAGTTTCGTAAGCTGAGTGGAACTTCTGGTTTGTGCTACAAATCGATGGATTCTTGTGATAAAGTGCTTGTAGCTTCTGCTGAATTAGATGCTCTTGATGTTCCTAGCGCGGATTCCAACTGTGGAACTAGCTTCTTGAAAAAATCTGTTACTGAAGTGCACTACTCAGTTGCAGAAGCGCTTTGA
- the LOC114193130 gene encoding soluble inorganic pyrophosphatase 4, translated as MVETDMDTQTTANVVSSKETPKSDPISHQSSHPPLNERIISSMTRRSVAAHPWHDLEIGPGAPTIFNCVIEIGKGSKVKYELDKKSGLIKIDRVLYSSVVYPHNYGFIPRTICEDSDPLDVLIIMQEPVLPGCFLRAKAIGLMPMIDQGEKDDKIIAVCADDPEYRHYNDIKELPPHRLAEIRRFFEDYKKNENKEVAVNDFLPASAAFEAIKRSMSLYADYIVESLRR; from the exons ATGGTTGAAACCGACATGGATACCCAAACT ACTGCAAACGTGGTTTCGTCAAAGGAGACTCCAAAGAGTGATCCCATCTCTCATCAGTCCTCACATCCTCCTCTTAATGAAAGGATTATTTCATCCATGACAAGGAGATCTGTTGCTGCTCACCCGTGGCATGACCTTGAGATTG GACCTGGCGCTCCAACGATCTTCAATTGT GTGATTGAGATAGGGAAAGGAAGCAAGGTGAAATACGAACTGGATAAAAAATCGGGACTTATCAAG ATCGATCGCGTGCTTTACTCATCAGTTGTGTATCCTCACAACTATGGTTTTATCCCACGTACTATTTGTGAGGACAGTGATCCCCTGGATGTCTTGATCATCATGCAG GAGCCTGTTCTTCCTGGCTGCTTTCTTCGGGCCAAAGCAATTGGTCTCATGCCCATGATTGATCAG GGGGAGAAAGATGATAAGATAATCGCTGTCTGTGCTGATGATCCTGAGTATCGTCATTACAATGATATCAAGGAGCTTCCTCCACATCGTTTAGCTGAAATTCGTCGCTTCTTTGAAGACT ACAAGAAGAATGAAAACAAGGAAGTTGCTGTAAACGACTTTTTGCCTGCCTCAGCTGCTTTTGAAGCGATTAAGAGATCCAT GAGCTTGTATGCGGACTACATAGTAGAAAGCTTGAGGCGGTAG
- the LOC114177142 gene encoding uncharacterized protein LOC114177142 — MSAFPNGSNSNLDNLLLQTMMGRLQLRAPINNPLVTQSLEDFLFNDLDEDDADEENFEGKSELAREEAKLEKEVIKIILSGNGESLLKPNSGQAVSVRDHHICVGFQDEEASGYRVWEWHGHIMAFDEEFGYNPEYIYGNYFQWFKPRPGGASAAVADPVVKKEEEEEEEEKQENQGLRDLIETKDSADARILHRNINAASPSLTGTR, encoded by the exons ATGAGTGCGTTCCCGAACGGTTCCAACTCGAACCTGGACAACCTGCTCCTACAAACCATGATGGGCAGGCTCCAGCTGCGAGCTCCGATCAACAACCCTTTGGTCACGCAGTCTCTCGAGGACTTCCTATTCAACGACCTCGACGAGGACGACGCGGACGAAGAGAACTTCGAAGGGAAGTCAGAGCTGGCGAGGGAGGAGGCTAAGCTGGAGAAGGAAGTGATCAAAATCATCCTCAGCGGCAACGGCGAATCCCTCTTGAAACCCAATTCGGGCCAGGCGGTGTCTGTTCGGGACCACCACATCTGCGTCGGGTTTCAAGACGAAGAGGCTTCTGGGTATCGCGTGTGGGAGTGGCACGGCCACATCATGGCTTTCGACGAGGAATTCGGTTACAATCCTGAGTATATATACGGTAATTACTTTCAGTGGTTTAAGCCTAGACCTGGTGGTGCCTCTGCTGCTGTTGCGGATCCTGTTGTCaagaaagaggaagaggaggaggaagaggagaAACAGGAGAACCAGGGTTTGAGGGATTTGATTGAGACCAAGGATTCCGCCGATGCTCGCATTCTTCACAGGAACATCAACGCGGCTTCTCCTAG TCTGACAGGTACAAGATAA
- the LOC114182046 gene encoding uncharacterized protein LOC114182046 isoform X1, translating to MDMCSHDNFVNILGMTFSESLRIEDAQKPLHDPEGNDICSESDENLCGAINKQETKVNMMCLTKSATFPTPNRIQPSSSSDEDANTSVTESLSEHSAHQTYSRSISLPVCVSIDNGVNVSCKVPLKLVSAMKGSREKQGGSQVKLNVKWAPDVYDPIPTLLSHTVKSNKKQQKSRKKKPEKKNGKKGQKGNSSKGGNSKDKQFRKLSGTSGLCYKSMDSCDKVLVASAELDALDVPSADSNCGTSFLKKSVTEVHYSVAEAL from the exons ATGGACATGTGCTCTCATGACAATTTTGTAAACATTCTTGGAATGACTTTTAGTGAGTCACTTCGTATTGAAGATGCTCAGAAACCTCTACACGATCCCGAGGGGAATGATATCTGTAGTGAGAGTGACGAAAATTTGTGTGGAGCAATTAACAAGCAAGAGACAAAAGTAAACATGATGTGCTTGACGAAATCTGCAACCTTCCCAACTCCTAATAGAATACAGCCTTCAAGCTCGTCTGATGAGGATGCCAATACATCGGTCACAGAATCACTCTCTGAGCATTCTGCTCATCAAACTTACTCACGCTCAATATCTCTGCCT GTTTGCGTTTCTATTGATAATGGAGTAAATGTATCTTGTAAG GTTCCTCTGAAGCTCGTATCTGCCATGAAAGGTAGCCGTGAGAAACAAGGGGGATCACAGGTGAAACTAAATGTGAAATGGGCGCCCGATGTGTATGATCCGATACCTACATTGTTATCACACACTGTCAAAAGCAACAAGAAGCAGCAGAAATCTAGAAAGAAGAAGCCTGAAAAGAAGAATGGAAAGAAGGGTCAAAAGGGAAATTCGTCTAAAGGTGGCAACAGCAAAGATAAGCAGTTTCGTAAGCTGAGTGGAACTTCTGGTTTGTGCTACAAATCGATGGATTCTTGTGATAAAGTGCTTGTAGCTTCTGCTGAATTAGATGCTCTTGATGTTCCTAGCGCGGATTCCAACTGTGGAACTAGCTTCTTGAAAAAATCTGTTACTGAAGTGCACTACTCAGTTGCAGAAGCGCTTTGA